In a single window of the Diospyros lotus cultivar Yz01 chromosome 10, ASM1463336v1, whole genome shotgun sequence genome:
- the LOC127810883 gene encoding uncharacterized protein LOC127810883 isoform X2, whose protein sequence is MIREERRSSSSRRESRKCEFSKKENVNFISKIGSNSKISFAKDTKMLTGSFAAIELKQRTSVEQKVTRKLETFSRKAGNIDVPSTSKKWSHSRGRSKGCEQNSKGKCEFGRKKDKDERQLKTGFISKIGSNSNSIAKHTNKKLIESSAAIKFQEYKSVELKVTGKLKMVSRKAGNIDVHGTSKRW, encoded by the exons ATGATCCGCGAAGAGAGGAGGAGCAGCAGCAGCCGCCGAGAGAGTAGAAAATGCGAATTtagtaagaaagaaaatgtgaattttatttCGAAGATCGGATCGAATTCTAAGATCAGTTTTGCAAAAGATACCAAGATGTTGACTGGAAGTTTTGCAG CCATTGAACTCAAACAGCGTACGTCGGTCGAGCAAAAGGTGACCAGAAAATTGGAGACGTTTTCGAGGAAGGCCGGCAACATTGACGTCCCCAGCACCAGCAAGAAATG GAGCCACAGCCGCGGAAGGAGCAAAGGATGCGAACAGAACTCCAAAGGAAAATGTGAATTTGGTAGAAAGAAAGACAAAGACGAACGTCAACTCAAAACAGGTTTTATTTCGAAGATCGGTTCGAATTCGAATAGTATTGCAAAACATACCAACAAGAAGTTGATTGAAAGTTCTGCAG CCATTAAATTCCAAGAGTATAAGTCGGTCGAGCTGAAGGTGACCGGAAAATTGAAGATGGTCTCGAGGAAGGCCGGCAACATTGACGTCCACGGCACCAGCAAGAGATGGTAG